From Clostridia bacterium, the proteins below share one genomic window:
- a CDS encoding helix-turn-helix domain-containing protein, whose product MTRLGELIKSKRESSGLSLRDFSERCTLSHSYIKNLEDGDPRTGKNIIPTIDSLEKIAPALEMSLEELLKRIGYISDSPGKFERSNLKLIRGSKSFEEICKEIASKTGSKINSSIYEAIEGGKDKNPSLLFIDTLAKYAGVDRSFFYRENTEKAYEEAKERSPYYSQNEKSSLSHIKDKDLLNFINSPESAEYLQLAKDLYERKIKVKFIRSTFFQE is encoded by the coding sequence ATGACTAGGTTGGGTGAGTTAATAAAAAGCAAAAGGGAAAGTAGTGGTCTCTCACTTAGGGACTTTTCCGAGAGATGTACATTAAGCCATTCATATATTAAGAACCTCGAGGATGGAGACCCTAGGACGGGTAAAAACATAATACCTACCATTGATTCCCTTGAAAAGATTGCTCCTGCTTTGGAAATGTCCTTGGAGGAACTGCTAAAAAGAATAGGATATATCAGTGACAGTCCGGGTAAGTTTGAACGATCAAACCTTAAGCTCATTAGAGGAAGCAAATCCTTTGAAGAAATATGCAAGGAGATAGCTTCAAAAACTGGAAGCAAGATAAACTCTTCCATATATGAGGCAATAGAAGGAGGAAAGGATAAAAATCCCTCACTTCTTTTCATAGATACTCTTGCAAAGTATGCAGGGGTTGACCGTTCATTCTTCTATAGGGAAAATACTGAAAAAGCATACGAGGAAGCCAAAGAACGCAGCCCATACTATTCCCAAAACGAGAAAAGCTCGTTATCCCATATCAAGGATAAGGATCTTCTGAACTTTATTAACAGCCCCGAGAGTGCAGAATACTTGCAGTTGGCTAAAGACCTGTATGAAAGAAAGATAAAAGTCAAGTTTATAAGAAGTACATTCTTTCAAGAATAA
- a CDS encoding metalloregulator ArsR/SmtB family transcription factor yields MENIKKYEEKAELLKALSHPHRLCIIKGLLESKCNVTKIQECLGLPQSTVSQHLSKLKAAGIIDGERNGLEVCYSVVSDDAVNLIRILFNE; encoded by the coding sequence GTGGAGAACATTAAAAAATATGAAGAAAAAGCAGAATTACTAAAAGCACTGTCTCATCCTCACAGGCTTTGTATTATAAAAGGACTTTTGGAAAGCAAATGTAATGTTACCAAGATACAGGAGTGTTTGGGATTGCCTCAGTCTACCGTATCCCAACACCTGTCCAAGTTGAAAGCAGCCGGCATAATAGATGGAGAAAGAAACGGCCTCGAGGTATGCTATAGCGTAGTGAGTGATGATGCGGTGAATTTGATCAGAATACTTTTTAATGAATAA